The Halorhabdus rudnickae DNA segment ACAGCACCACCACGCCAAGCACGTCACAGACGTTCGTGACGACGGGGATCACCACGTCGTCGGGATCGAGTTCCAGCCGATAGGCCACGTACGTCGCTACGACGGTTACTACGATCGCCAGGATCGACAGCACCGCGCCGCTGGTGACGGCAACGGCGAGCACCGTCGTCACTGACAGGGCTGGCCCGCCAGTGAGCACACCTAAGCCCCATGCGCCAACGCCGATCACGGGAAAGACCGACACCGCCAGTGCGACCGTAGCGACGGCATTGCCCAGCAGTCGATCGTCGTCGACGGCAAAGGAGAGCGTCCCGAGGTGAAACGCCGTCGAGAGTCGCGCGGCCAGCATGGACCCGAGATTGCCTGCCGTCCCGATTGTGACGGGTACGAGGATCAACAGCGAGGGGTAGGTTAGCAGATCGGCTTGGAAACTCCCGAGGACGAGCCCGCTGCCGATCTCGATCGTAGTCAACACGAGCAAGACTGGCAACATCGCTCGCGTGATCGCCCGGACCGTCCAGTCGGTTCGGGCCACGTCAGCCGACCCCCCAGATGACGAGCCTGGCGGCGAGCAGCAGGGCGCCCATCCCGAAGACATCCCCCGCAGTCGTGACCAGCGGCCCCACCAGCGTGTCAGGGTTGTACCCGCGACGGAAGCCCGCGAAGACGAACAGGACGACCGTCGTCGCCAGCGCGAGTCCGGAGAGCAACCCGGAAATGACGGCGACAACCACGAGAATCGCCAGACTGGCAGCGGGTCGAGCCAGCCAGGCGAGCGCCGCTGTCGCCACGACGGCCGCGAAGGCGCTGGCGAGCAGGCCGTTGGCGATCGCCGCCGCGACCGCCCGTAGCAGGCGATCGTCGGCCTCACTCACGCGCGGTTCGAGCAACCCCTGGTGGAGCGCGGTCGCGATCCGCGCACCTAGCGACCCGTAGACGTTCCCTCGTGTGGCGAGCAACGCCGGGACCAGGACGAGCAACCCGTCGATCGCAGTCAGTTCTGCCCGCATCCCGCCGAGGACGACACCAGCGAGCAAGCCGCCCACGAGGCTGGCCGAAAGTGCCGGCAGCCCCTCCCTGTAGGCCCGGGCGGCCACCTCGCGGACGGTCATTGCCGGACAGATGACCGGCCGCCTCAAAAAACGACCGAGTGGGTACTCCTTCCGTGTCGACGTATCCCAATAGCCACGCGACGACTGATCTGTTTTCTCACTATCTTGGAATGATTGCGAAATACTATAACGTCCGGGAACCAATCCGAATGTGTGAGACAGCTATGACAGGATACGCAGTGGTCCTCGCATCCGGAGAGTTGGAGCGTGTACAGGCAGTCAGCATGATCAGCTCGATCGCGGCGTCCTCGGACACGCCAGTACAGGTATTCGTAACGATGAACGGCCTTTCGGCCTTCGAGAAAGACCGCATCGAGAGCGGTGATTTCCAGGTGGCCGGGCCGGCCGGCGAAGCGATGCTCCAGGGCGGTGGCGACGAGGTCCCGCTGTTCTTCGAGCAACTCGAACGCGCAAAGGGAATCGGTCCGCTCGAGGTCTACGCCTGCGAGATGGTGATGGACATCATGGATACGGATCTCGACGATTACGTCGACGTCTTCGACGACACGCTTGGTGTCGCCGGCTTCCTGAAACGTGCATCGGACAAGCAGGTGCTGTTCGTCTGAGGTGACCACCATGAGTGACACACCAACCCCAGATATCGAACTCGACTCGCGCGGCGCAACCTGTCCCGGCCCGCTGATGGACCTCATCGGGAAGGTCAAAGAGGTCGAAGCCGGGACCGTCATCGAACTGCTGACGAGCGACGAGGGTTCGAAGAACGACGTGCCCGAGTGGCTCGAAGAGGCAGGGCACGAACTGGTAACGATCGAAGAACACGACGACCACTGGGCCATCTACGTCGAGACCACATGACCGAAGAGATCGTCGTCGTCGGTGGCGGCACCGGCGGCACTGTCCTGGCGAACCGACTCGCCGAGCGACTCGGGTCGGCGATCGACGCCGGCGACGCCCGCGTGACCGTGATCAACGACGGCGAGGACCAGCAGTACAAACCCGCCTACCTCTACGTCCCCTTCGGCAAGAAGACCGTCGAGGAGGCACGGCGGCCCCTGTCGGATCTGCTGGACCGCCGGGTCGATCTTCGCGTCGATCGCGTGACGGGGATCGACACCGACG contains these protein-coding regions:
- a CDS encoding magnesium transporter, producing the protein MARTDWTVRAITRAMLPVLLVLTTIEIGSGLVLGSFQADLLTYPSLLILVPVTIGTAGNLGSMLAARLSTAFHLGTLSFAVDDDRLLGNAVATVALAVSVFPVIGVGAWGLGVLTGGPALSVTTVLAVAVTSGAVLSILAIVVTVVATYVAYRLELDPDDVVIPVVTNVCDVLGVVVLFVVVQILV
- a CDS encoding sulfurtransferase TusA family protein; translated protein: MSDTPTPDIELDSRGATCPGPLMDLIGKVKEVEAGTVIELLTSDEGSKNDVPEWLEEAGHELVTIEEHDDHWAIYVETT
- a CDS encoding magnesium transporter translates to MTVREVAARAYREGLPALSASLVGGLLAGVVLGGMRAELTAIDGLLVLVPALLATRGNVYGSLGARIATALHQGLLEPRVSEADDRLLRAVAAAIANGLLASAFAAVVATAALAWLARPAASLAILVVVAVISGLLSGLALATTVVLFVFAGFRRGYNPDTLVGPLVTTAGDVFGMGALLLAARLVIWGVG